Proteins from a genomic interval of Spiroplasma diminutum CUAS-1:
- the pstA gene encoding phosphate ABC transporter permease PstA, protein MIKTSAKSLPKAKTSKMDLTTKLSIFFITSIVLIILAILVGYILYKSVPIFKEFSFFKFLFSGNWAPAKDEATGASYGLGKIILSTLMMMFITLLFAIPLTIFSSLFITEYLKNRTKKFVVTVIQLLAGIPSVVFGLFALDQIGPIFVAMGAPTSGNMMTASFTLAFMALPTMISLSINAIEAVPEGHRYASLGLGMTKEKTTFGVVLVSAMPKIITAIITGVARIIGETMAVILIAGNSTKGLNTGDGFFGFIFSSIRTLAGTIGLEMLENHGNIHESALYAIGMVLFIIVIFINLLIIAVGNINNNKTKSIKNIKHKKVKSRSNNYEYESHSLNILVQTYTEKRFAKKVNSFILNFFMISSTAIIIGFTSWILLTVTFKGIGGFDPSAFIEIEGQRSGIFALIFTTILLVLATIIFAIPLALIVAIYLAEYAHKDSTFAKIIRFSINVLASTPSIVFGVFGLSLFVVAMGIPMSIFASSLTMTMVILPSMISTFEDSITSVPPLYKEAAYGMGMTKTGVLFKVILPNATKGLVTGTILAIARIIGESAPVYLTLGTAVRMPTEGFFSSGATLTTQIYMMASEGNDPHTLGVAYQIALVTIMLVLGLNFLSKYIGVKLNPVHKKIPFKVKLKIFIGMFTIAKFKKVVAKTKKDTISIYRKWVYYFNFKRMKIHFKNAKVRNKVIKTIKQEAKNKSKIKSKSKNEMRED, encoded by the coding sequence ATGATAAAAACTTCAGCTAAAAGTTTACCAAAAGCTAAAACTTCTAAAATGGATTTAACAACTAAATTATCAATATTCTTTATTACTTCAATTGTTTTAATAATATTGGCTATTTTAGTTGGATATATTCTTTATAAATCAGTTCCCATTTTTAAAGAATTTTCATTCTTTAAATTCTTATTTTCTGGAAATTGAGCTCCAGCAAAAGATGAAGCAACAGGAGCAAGTTATGGTTTAGGTAAAATTATCTTATCTACATTAATGATGATGTTCATTACATTATTATTTGCTATACCATTAACAATATTTAGTTCATTGTTTATTACTGAATATTTAAAAAATAGAACAAAAAAATTCGTAGTTACAGTAATTCAATTACTTGCAGGTATTCCTTCAGTTGTGTTTGGGCTATTTGCATTAGACCAAATTGGACCAATTTTTGTTGCAATGGGCGCACCAACAAGTGGTAATATGATGACTGCAAGTTTTACACTAGCATTTATGGCATTACCAACAATGATAAGTTTATCAATTAACGCCATTGAAGCAGTTCCAGAAGGTCATAGATATGCTTCATTAGGTTTGGGAATGACAAAAGAAAAAACTACTTTTGGTGTAGTTTTAGTGTCAGCAATGCCAAAAATTATTACAGCAATCATTACTGGTGTTGCAAGAATTATTGGAGAAACAATGGCAGTAATTTTAATTGCTGGAAATTCAACAAAGGGACTTAATACAGGAGATGGGTTCTTTGGTTTTATATTTTCTTCAATTAGAACATTAGCAGGAACAATTGGATTAGAAATGTTAGAGAATCATGGTAATATTCATGAATCAGCGTTATATGCAATTGGAATGGTTTTATTTATTATTGTTATTTTTATTAATTTACTTATTATTGCAGTGGGAAATATAAATAATAATAAAACGAAATCAATTAAAAATATTAAACATAAAAAAGTAAAATCAAGATCAAATAACTATGAATATGAAAGTCATAGTTTAAATATCTTAGTGCAAACATACACAGAAAAAAGATTTGCAAAAAAAGTGAATAGCTTTATTTTAAACTTCTTTATGATTTCATCAACAGCAATAATAATTGGATTTACAAGTTGAATACTTTTAACTGTTACTTTTAAAGGTATTGGTGGATTTGATCCAAGTGCATTTATTGAAATTGAAGGACAAAGAAGTGGTATTTTTGCTTTAATCTTTACAACTATATTACTAGTTTTAGCAACAATAATATTTGCTATTCCATTAGCATTGATTGTAGCGATTTATTTAGCAGAATATGCACATAAAGATAGTACTTTTGCAAAAATAATTAGATTTTCAATTAATGTTTTAGCTTCAACTCCAAGTATTGTATTTGGGGTATTTGGTTTAAGTTTATTTGTTGTTGCAATGGGTATACCTATGTCAATATTTGCATCAAGTTTGACAATGACAATGGTAATCTTACCTTCAATGATCTCAACATTTGAAGATTCTATAACTTCAGTACCTCCTTTATATAAAGAAGCTGCATATGGTATGGGTATGACTAAAACAGGAGTTTTATTTAAAGTAATATTGCCTAATGCGACAAAAGGACTTGTTACTGGAACAATATTGGCTATTGCAAGAATTATAGGAGAATCTGCACCAGTTTATTTAACACTTGGAACTGCAGTTAGAATGCCAACAGAGGGATTCTTTTCATCAGGTGCTACTTTAACTACACAAATTTATATGATGGCATCAGAGGGAAATGATCCTCATACATTAGGAGTAGCTTATCAAATTGCGTTAGTTACAATTATGTTAGTATTAGGATTAAATTTCTTAAGTAAATATATTGGAGTTAAATTAAATCCAGTTCATAAAAAAATTCCATTTAAGGTTAAATTAAAAATTTTCATTGGTATGTTTACAATTGCTAAGTTTAAAAAAGTAGTTGCAAAAACTAAAAAAGATACAATATCTATTTATAGAAAGTGAGTATATTATTTTAATTTTAAAAGAATGAAAATACATTTTAAAAATGCAAAAGTTAGAAATAAAGTAATTAAAACTATTAAGCAAGAAGCTAAAAATAAGTCTAAAATAAAAAGTAAGAGTAAAAATGAAATGAGGGAAGATTAA
- a CDS encoding AAA family ATPase — MIFLKKIEAYGFKSFAEPTTLNFDFSMTGIVGPNGSGKSNINDAIMWALGEQSYKSLRGDSMDDIVFSGSSEKKPLNMAEVTLVFDNSNRAFSSLDYNEVSITRKFFKLTKESEYFINGSKVRLKDIQDIALETGLTKSSLAIISQGSISNFVESKPEDRRRLFDEAAGVARYKKRKEEAIRKLVRSQDNLDRLNDIINEIERKLPTLKRQSKKASTYKEFFEELKNIEVSVLVNDIKLYKQKIIEISEQKTELKIQISSLEKQISKKSEEFNGISQSSYDNERELSKLNKEFTKIVEKISELKVSRITLESNKSKVDIDNKEFRVSDLKNKSKELEIRLEAEEQKLAKLLNDKVEKREKLDQASSKRFELNQQLDGIRKHLAKTESSLEALLARKNSLDNLFEGVKNILENKNTLSGIIGTVQDLINVKKDHEVAISTVIQNGLQNIVVKSASDVKVSIEFLKNNKAGYATFLPLDNLKPSYINNETRFIIQKAKGFIGFGNELVNIEKKYQVVLDYLLSNYLVVDDYDNAVELSKVTNQKFHIVTLDGQRILPHGAIVGGSRKTKNVLLNDANQIQELEIIKKELDNKETLMSKEVTSLSVNIEILREELAEIQTSIGASRHSSELIEKEANEVKEEFRVITGKELNGGEQEFQSVDEQIIKIISEISEQETKKDEVQQQINVIRSLKDKSNERQNNLNSIINEDRGMLSSLKDKYSNLNSDGTLMFEKQSNATTRLAQNYNLTYEAALELNTSVVEKENEVRDRINYLRKEINLLGNVNLESIEEYEEENSRYQNYVEQTQDILDSIKNLKDAIGDMDQQMIIQFKKIIKDVNQVLPETFATLFGGGTASIIYTNPEDILNTGIDLKMSPPGKKIANLNLLSGGEKSMVALSVLFSILKVKPIPLVILDEVEAPLDIANVERFAKYIKTFTSNTQFMIVTHRMGTMENCDTLFGATMEQKGITKLVQIKLIEAKKLSNTN; from the coding sequence ATGATATTCTTAAAAAAAATTGAAGCATATGGGTTCAAATCTTTTGCTGAACCAACAACTTTAAATTTTGATTTTTCAATGACAGGGATTGTAGGTCCTAATGGTAGTGGTAAGTCTAATATAAATGACGCTATCATGTGAGCTCTTGGAGAACAATCATATAAATCATTACGTGGAGATTCAATGGATGACATTGTTTTCTCAGGAAGTAGTGAAAAAAAGCCATTAAACATGGCTGAAGTTACCCTTGTATTCGACAATAGTAATAGAGCTTTTAGCTCATTAGATTATAATGAAGTATCAATTACAAGAAAATTCTTTAAATTAACAAAAGAATCTGAATATTTTATTAATGGAAGTAAAGTTCGTTTAAAAGATATTCAAGATATTGCACTTGAAACAGGATTAACAAAATCTAGTTTAGCAATAATTTCACAAGGTTCAATTAGTAATTTTGTTGAATCAAAACCAGAAGATAGAAGAAGACTTTTTGATGAAGCAGCTGGAGTTGCTCGTTATAAAAAAAGAAAAGAAGAAGCTATTAGAAAACTTGTAAGATCTCAAGATAATTTAGATAGATTAAATGACATAATAAATGAAATTGAAAGAAAACTACCAACATTAAAAAGACAATCTAAAAAAGCTTCAACTTATAAAGAATTTTTTGAGGAATTAAAAAATATTGAAGTTTCTGTTTTAGTTAATGACATTAAACTTTATAAACAAAAGATAATTGAAATTAGTGAACAAAAAACTGAACTTAAAATACAAATCAGTTCATTAGAAAAACAAATTAGTAAAAAAAGTGAAGAATTTAATGGGATATCACAATCAAGTTATGATAATGAAAGAGAACTTTCAAAATTAAACAAGGAATTTACTAAAATTGTTGAAAAAATAAGTGAATTAAAAGTGTCAAGAATAACTTTAGAATCTAATAAAAGTAAAGTAGATATTGATAATAAAGAATTCAGAGTTTCTGATTTAAAAAATAAATCAAAAGAATTAGAAATCAGATTAGAAGCAGAAGAACAAAAACTTGCAAAATTATTAAATGATAAAGTTGAAAAAAGAGAAAAATTAGACCAAGCAAGTTCTAAACGTTTTGAATTAAATCAACAACTAGATGGAATAAGAAAACATTTAGCAAAAACTGAATCAAGTTTAGAAGCTTTGTTAGCTAGAAAAAATTCATTAGATAATTTATTTGAAGGTGTAAAAAATATTTTGGAAAATAAAAATACACTTTCAGGTATTATTGGAACTGTCCAAGATTTAATTAACGTTAAAAAAGATCATGAAGTTGCAATTTCAACAGTAATCCAAAATGGCTTACAAAATATTGTAGTTAAATCAGCATCAGATGTAAAAGTTTCAATTGAATTCTTAAAAAACAACAAAGCTGGTTATGCAACATTTTTACCATTAGATAATTTAAAACCTTCATATATTAATAACGAAACAAGATTCATTATTCAAAAAGCTAAAGGATTTATTGGTTTTGGGAATGAATTAGTAAATATTGAAAAAAAATATCAAGTAGTATTAGATTACTTATTATCTAATTATTTAGTAGTTGATGATTATGATAATGCAGTGGAACTTTCTAAAGTTACAAATCAAAAGTTTCATATTGTGACTTTGGATGGTCAAAGAATACTTCCACATGGAGCAATCGTTGGGGGAAGTAGAAAAACTAAAAATGTACTTTTAAATGATGCAAATCAAATTCAAGAACTTGAAATTATTAAAAAGGAATTAGATAATAAAGAAACATTAATGTCAAAAGAAGTAACTTCATTGAGTGTTAATATTGAAATTCTTCGTGAAGAATTAGCAGAAATTCAAACTTCTATTGGTGCTTCAAGACATTCATCAGAATTAATTGAAAAAGAAGCAAATGAAGTAAAAGAAGAATTTAGAGTAATTACAGGAAAAGAATTAAATGGTGGAGAACAAGAGTTCCAATCAGTTGATGAACAAATTATAAAAATTATTTCTGAAATTTCTGAACAAGAAACTAAAAAAGATGAAGTCCAACAACAAATTAATGTTATTAGATCATTAAAAGATAAATCAAATGAAAGACAAAATAACTTGAATTCAATTATTAATGAAGACAGGGGAATGTTATCTTCATTAAAAGATAAATATTCTAATTTAAATTCAGATGGAACTTTAATGTTTGAAAAACAATCTAATGCAACAACTAGATTAGCTCAAAATTATAATTTAACTTATGAAGCAGCTTTAGAATTAAATACTTCAGTTGTTGAAAAGGAAAATGAAGTTAGAGATAGAATTAACTACCTAAGAAAAGAAATTAATTTATTAGGAAATGTTAACTTAGAATCTATTGAAGAATATGAAGAAGAAAATTCAAGATATCAAAATTATGTTGAACAAACACAAGATATTCTTGACTCAATTAAAAATCTAAAAGATGCAATTGGTGATATGGATCAACAAATGATAATTCAATTTAAAAAAATTATTAAAGATGTTAATCAAGTATTACCAGAGACTTTTGCAACTTTATTTGGTGGCGGAACAGCATCAATTATTTACACAAACCCTGAAGATATTTTAAATACAGGAATTGATTTAAAAATGTCTCCCCCAGGTAAAAAAATTGCAAATTTAAATTTATTAAGTGGTGGAGAAAAATCAATGGTTGCACTTTCAGTATTATTTTCAATATTAAAAGTTAAACCAATACCGTTAGTAATTTTGGATGAGGTTGAAGCACCATTAGATATCGCAAACGTTGAACGTTTTGCAAAATATATTAAAACATTTACATCAAATACTCAATTTATGATTGTTACTCACAGAATGGGTACAATGGAAAATTGTGATACTTTATTTGGAGCAACAATGGAACAAAAAGGTATTACAAAACTTGTTCAAATTAAATTGATCGAAGCAAAAAAATTATCAAATACAAATTAG
- the ftsY gene encoding signal recognition particle-docking protein FtsY: protein MGFWNNLKQRREIKKQEKKHKKDHKNTLTFSNDIKKLSKSYKEPNNQFFEELENVLIKTDMGMKIVLEISNRVQKRTKPKNTFNEIKEILAEEIYEAYTDGGKFNTELNYKEGRLNVFIMVGVNGVGKTTSIAKIANYYSNLGKKVLIAAADTFRAGAVEQLQEWCDKRLTNVDLIKSTNNSKDPASVVFDGIKRASEENYDLLLIDTAGRLQNKENLMKELEKMTKIIQKSVKDGPHERLLVIDAQTGQNGISQAKAFSETTKVTGIVLSKMDGTSKGGIALAIKDILNIPVKLIGTGETVNDIEEFDVDNYIWELTSDFMEDNKND, encoded by the coding sequence ATGGGATTTTGAAATAATTTAAAGCAAAGAAGAGAAATAAAAAAGCAAGAAAAAAAGCATAAAAAGGACCACAAGAATACTCTAACTTTTTCAAATGATATTAAAAAATTAAGTAAAAGTTATAAAGAACCAAATAACCAGTTCTTTGAAGAATTAGAAAATGTTTTAATAAAAACAGATATGGGTATGAAAATAGTTTTAGAAATCTCAAATAGAGTTCAAAAAAGAACAAAACCTAAAAATACTTTTAATGAAATAAAAGAGATTTTAGCTGAAGAAATTTATGAAGCATATACTGATGGGGGAAAATTTAATACTGAATTAAATTACAAAGAAGGTAGATTAAATGTCTTTATTATGGTCGGAGTAAATGGTGTTGGAAAAACAACAAGCATTGCTAAAATAGCGAATTATTATTCAAATTTAGGTAAAAAAGTACTAATAGCAGCTGCAGATACATTTAGAGCAGGAGCAGTTGAACAATTACAAGAATGATGTGATAAAAGACTTACAAATGTTGATTTAATTAAATCAACAAATAATTCAAAAGATCCAGCCAGTGTAGTATTTGATGGAATAAAACGAGCAAGTGAAGAAAACTATGATTTGCTTTTAATTGATACAGCAGGAAGACTTCAAAATAAAGAAAATCTTATGAAAGAATTAGAAAAAATGACTAAAATAATTCAAAAAAGTGTAAAAGATGGACCACATGAGAGATTATTAGTAATTGATGCTCAAACTGGACAAAATGGAATAAGTCAAGCAAAAGCATTTTCTGAAACAACTAAGGTTACTGGAATTGTTCTTTCAAAAATGGATGGAACAAGTAAAGGTGGAATTGCACTTGCAATTAAAGACATTTTAAATATCCCTGTTAAATTAATTGGAACTGGTGAAACAGTAAATGATATAGAAGAATTTGATGTTGATAATTATATTTGAGAGTTAACATCAGATTTTATGGAAGATAATAAAAATGATTAA
- the phoU gene encoding phosphate signaling complex protein PhoU, translating to MSYNKILDNDIKSIKRELIKLVEVTKSQYANTFESLKEQNLVLAKEVVDGDIKINDLQNSFTKMALWKIAKQQMVAGDLRLAVGGVLISREIERIADVAKHICAFTIKYNPEPIEIEYISKMFDLVNKMLNIISILIENYDNDQHKKVLKTEEQLSIEFSNLSNILAIRNFEAKNQVESKKIITIVRQLKNLERAGECLINIEETLQFIRTGKFEELQETIINNHDTDKK from the coding sequence ATGTCATACAATAAAATATTAGATAATGATATTAAAAGTATTAAAAGAGAATTAATCAAATTAGTTGAAGTTACAAAATCACAATATGCAAATACTTTTGAATCTTTAAAAGAACAAAATCTAGTTTTAGCAAAAGAAGTAGTTGATGGGGATATTAAAATTAATGATCTTCAAAATAGTTTCACTAAAATGGCATTATGAAAAATTGCAAAACAACAAATGGTTGCAGGAGATTTAAGACTAGCAGTTGGTGGAGTTTTAATTAGTCGAGAAATTGAAAGAATAGCTGACGTTGCAAAACATATTTGTGCATTTACAATTAAATATAACCCTGAACCAATTGAAATAGAATATATATCAAAAATGTTTGATTTAGTTAATAAAATGCTTAATATTATTTCTATTTTAATTGAGAATTACGATAATGATCAACACAAAAAAGTTTTAAAAACAGAAGAACAATTAAGTATTGAATTTTCAAATCTTTCAAATATTCTTGCAATAAGAAATTTTGAAGCTAAAAATCAAGTAGAATCAAAAAAAATTATTACAATTGTTAGACAATTAAAAAATTTAGAAAGAGCTGGAGAATGTTTAATTAATATTGAAGAAACTTTACAATTTATTAGAACTGGTAAATTTGAAGAATTACAAGAAACAATTATTAATAATCATGATACAGATAAAAAATAA
- the rnc gene encoding ribonuclease III: MNIRDFLYKEFLIEIKDSTHYNEALTHNSFSNENRLTKNYQRLEFLGDAILQMKVSEYLYKLFPKSNEGLLTKYRSSIVKKETLAQISRKIKLGKLIRLGVGELDSKGYEKDSILSDVYESMTAAIYLDQGEFVLNQWLEKTIFSDYVINQFLDKSHDFKSELQELIQLEVRSELSYVISNQEKLENNTTLFTVNAVLEGMVYGTGQGSNKKQAEQEAAKNALSKIKKNK; encoded by the coding sequence ATGAACATTAGAGATTTTCTTTATAAGGAATTTTTAATTGAAATTAAGGATTCAACTCATTATAATGAAGCTTTAACTCATAATTCATTTTCAAATGAAAATAGACTTACTAAAAACTATCAAAGATTAGAGTTTTTAGGAGATGCCATTTTACAGATGAAAGTAAGTGAATATCTTTATAAACTTTTTCCAAAATCAAATGAAGGATTACTTACTAAATATAGAAGCTCAATTGTTAAAAAAGAAACATTAGCACAAATATCAAGAAAAATTAAATTAGGTAAATTAATTAGGCTTGGTGTTGGCGAACTTGATTCAAAGGGTTATGAAAAAGACTCTATTTTATCTGATGTTTATGAATCAATGACAGCTGCAATATATTTAGATCAAGGTGAATTTGTTTTAAATCAATGATTAGAAAAAACTATTTTTAGTGATTATGTAATTAATCAATTCTTGGATAAATCTCATGATTTTAAATCTGAATTACAAGAACTCATTCAATTAGAGGTAAGAAGTGAACTATCATATGTAATTTCTAATCAAGAAAAACTTGAAAATAATACTACACTTTTCACTGTTAATGCAGTTCTTGAAGGAATGGTGTATGGAACAGGTCAAGGAAGTAACAAAAAACAAGCTGAACAAGAAGCTGCAAAGAATGCATTATCTAAAATTAAAAAAAATAAATAA
- the ptsS gene encoding phosphate ABC transporter substrate-binding protein translates to MSRKISIILLICLSVILGLWIWSFAAPKKSIILGGSTSVNPFMQKLTKEYYDNEKIDFIYNSTGSQAGVGGVEKDMYSAGFISKDISSGTLTQGNTFLDLCNESKNECAYEGHKEQIKNNSKERKDSYVALEFAIDAIGIIYNAPNYWEEKITINNSENLLTLNDLVNFNLDSSTDSDKELLKKVYSGNMYWEDLAKELVKKLDNENAKNDFEVLISKQPRTKIVTFTREDGSGTRSAFSDLTGIKEMSTSNVVNSNGSMVENMTKSPSLGYVSNAFLGQLYEGGQIKLAGINDGKLSIGKDNDKPLKWEDNEWKTWKDNSPENNESLNEQFIKKVYEFKRPFIAIFNTHNNHLDSLLKLFDYFNDEKSNDVFKSEGLVKEMKFKSTSLGGKSW, encoded by the coding sequence ATGAGTAGGAAAATAAGCATAATATTATTGATTTGTTTATCAGTGATATTAGGTCTCTGAATATGAAGTTTTGCCGCACCTAAGAAATCAATTATTTTAGGGGGTAGTACAAGTGTTAATCCGTTTATGCAGAAATTAACAAAAGAATACTATGATAACGAAAAAATAGACTTTATTTATAATTCAACAGGTAGTCAAGCTGGTGTTGGAGGAGTAGAAAAAGATATGTATTCTGCTGGATTTATTTCAAAAGATATTAGTAGTGGTACTTTGACTCAAGGTAACACTTTTTTAGATTTATGTAATGAATCAAAAAATGAATGTGCTTATGAAGGACATAAAGAACAAATTAAGAATAATTCTAAGGAAAGAAAAGATTCGTATGTTGCATTAGAATTTGCAATTGATGCAATTGGAATTATCTATAATGCACCAAATTATTGAGAAGAAAAAATAACTATAAATAATAGTGAAAACCTATTAACCTTGAATGATTTAGTAAATTTTAATTTAGATTCTTCTACTGATTCTGATAAAGAATTACTTAAAAAAGTTTATAGTGGAAATATGTATTGAGAAGATTTAGCAAAAGAGTTAGTTAAAAAATTAGATAATGAAAACGCTAAAAATGATTTTGAAGTTTTAATCTCAAAACAGCCAAGAACTAAAATTGTTACTTTTACAAGAGAAGATGGTTCAGGTACAAGATCTGCTTTTTCTGATTTAACAGGTATAAAAGAAATGTCAACTTCAAATGTTGTTAACTCAAATGGTTCAATGGTTGAAAATATGACAAAAAGTCCAAGTTTAGGATATGTATCAAATGCCTTTTTAGGTCAACTTTATGAAGGTGGACAAATTAAATTAGCTGGAATTAACGATGGTAAATTATCAATAGGAAAAGATAATGATAAACCTTTAAAGTGAGAAGATAATGAATGAAAAACTTGAAAGGATAATAGTCCTGAAAATAATGAATCATTAAATGAGCAATTTATTAAAAAAGTTTATGAGTTTAAGAGACCGTTTATTGCAATTTTTAATACACATAATAATCATTTAGATAGTCTTTTAAAACTATTTGATTATTTCAATGATGAAAAATCAAATGATGTATTTAAAAGTGAGGGATTAGTAAAGGAAATGAAATTTAAATCAACTTCTTTAGGAGGTAAATCATGATAA
- the plsX gene encoding phosphate acyltransferase PlsX produces MEYKVIAFDVMGSDNGLIPAVDAAIKLLGEQKDLKIIFVGDGAALKKELSSRKHNPDQVEIYNTTEVIEMTDGIMDIRRKKDSSMVRALELVKDEKAHGVTTGGATAPFIAGCHFILKKIDGIERPGFMPVIPTVVKGKITLLLDVGANLECDPEDLVNFAVMATAYSKAVNGVEDPKVALLNIGEEKSKGMELHQKAYKLLEDHEEINFFGNIESRYLASGIVDIVVTDGYTGNIALKAAEGMGKSLLTEIKTALTKNIFRKLAALRLRKAFKEVAAKFDYKNHAGAILLGTKSIAFKSHGSSDKVAFYATLKMTYNAIKNDVVNKLKKALAE; encoded by the coding sequence ATGGAATACAAAGTAATAGCGTTTGACGTTATGGGTTCAGATAATGGTTTAATTCCAGCAGTAGATGCTGCTATTAAACTTTTAGGTGAACAAAAAGATTTAAAAATAATCTTTGTTGGAGATGGAGCAGCTTTGAAAAAAGAACTTTCATCAAGAAAACATAATCCAGATCAAGTGGAAATTTATAATACAACAGAAGTAATTGAAATGACTGATGGGATTATGGATATAAGAAGAAAAAAAGATTCAAGTATGGTAAGAGCACTTGAATTAGTAAAAGATGAAAAAGCACACGGTGTAACTACTGGGGGAGCAACAGCTCCATTTATAGCGGGGTGTCACTTTATCTTAAAAAAAATAGATGGTATTGAAAGACCTGGATTTATGCCAGTAATTCCTACAGTTGTAAAAGGAAAAATAACTTTATTATTGGATGTTGGTGCTAATTTAGAATGTGATCCAGAGGATTTAGTAAATTTTGCAGTTATGGCTACAGCTTATTCAAAAGCTGTTAATGGTGTAGAAGATCCAAAAGTTGCTTTACTAAATATTGGAGAAGAAAAATCAAAAGGAATGGAACTTCATCAAAAAGCATATAAATTACTTGAAGATCATGAAGAAATTAATTTTTTTGGAAATATTGAATCAAGATATTTAGCAAGTGGAATAGTTGATATTGTTGTAACTGATGGATATACAGGAAATATTGCTTTAAAAGCAGCAGAAGGAATGGGTAAATCATTACTTACTGAAATAAAAACAGCACTTACAAAAAATATTTTTAGAAAATTGGCAGCTTTAAGATTAAGAAAAGCTTTTAAAGAAGTTGCAGCAAAATTTGACTATAAAAATCATGCTGGTGCAATTTTACTTGGAACAAAAAGTATAGCTTTTAAATCACATGGTTCAAGTGATAAAGTTGCATTTTATGCTACTTTAAAAATGACATATAATGCAATAAAAAATGATGTTGTGAATAAGCTTAAAAAGGCTTTAGCAGAATAA
- the pstB gene encoding phosphate ABC transporter ATP-binding protein PstB — MAVDKAIDNEVSNIEDLELLSEEKIFQKPKNLPLKQRPNVIEVEDFNFYYNGGSKQALFNINMNIKENTVTAFIGPSGCGKSTLLRSINRMNDLVDNIAVDGKIKVHSKDVYEKGTDVVKLRTEVGMVFQKANPFPMSIYDNVAFGPRNQGILDKNALNQIVEDSLKKAALWDDVKDYLKDSALGLSGGQQQRLCIARAIAMRPKILLMDEPTSALDPIATLKVEELILKLKNEYTIVIVTHSMAQATRVSDYTAFFLQGELIEHDRTKKIFTNPKNQKTEDYISGRFG, encoded by the coding sequence ATGGCAGTAGATAAAGCAATTGACAATGAAGTTTCAAATATAGAAGATTTAGAACTTTTATCAGAAGAAAAGATATTTCAAAAACCAAAGAATCTTCCTTTAAAACAAAGACCTAATGTAATTGAAGTTGAAGATTTTAATTTCTATTATAATGGGGGTTCTAAGCAAGCATTATTTAATATAAATATGAATATTAAAGAAAATACAGTAACTGCTTTCATTGGACCATCTGGATGTGGAAAATCAACATTACTAAGATCAATAAATAGAATGAATGATTTAGTTGATAATATTGCAGTTGATGGAAAAATAAAAGTTCATTCAAAAGATGTTTATGAAAAGGGAACTGATGTAGTTAAACTTAGAACTGAAGTAGGAATGGTATTTCAAAAGGCAAATCCATTTCCAATGTCAATTTATGATAATGTAGCATTTGGTCCAAGAAATCAAGGAATTTTAGATAAAAATGCATTAAATCAAATAGTAGAAGATTCACTTAAAAAGGCAGCACTTTGAGATGATGTAAAAGATTATTTAAAAGATTCAGCTTTAGGACTAAGTGGTGGACAACAACAAAGATTATGTATTGCAAGAGCAATTGCCATGAGACCAAAAATTTTACTAATGGACGAACCGACAAGTGCTTTAGATCCAATTGCAACATTAAAAGTTGAAGAACTTATTTTAAAATTAAAAAATGAATATACAATAGTAATAGTTACACACTCAATGGCACAAGCTACAAGAGTAAGTGATTATACAGCGTTCTTCTTGCAAGGTGAATTAATTGAGCATGATAGAACAAAAAAAATATTTACTAATCCAAAAAATCAAAAAACAGAAGATTATATTTCAGGTAGATTCGGATAG